The Caldisericum sp. genome contains a region encoding:
- a CDS encoding helix-turn-helix transcriptional regulator → MGVREYFVERLKEALKEKDLTQSELARRTGISIAYISQLLQGKKTPTIKVVAKIAEALNLPSSYFIEKTDVKILFHIDKDLTEEDIRAIEAFIDYLKKRKIGNKETN, encoded by the coding sequence ATGGGAGTAAGAGAGTATTTCGTTGAAAGATTAAAAGAGGCTTTAAAAGAAAAGGACCTCACCCAAAGCGAACTTGCAAGGAGAACAGGTATATCCATCGCCTACATCTCTCAACTCCTCCAGGGGAAAAAGACTCCAACAATAAAAGTTGTTGCAAAAATTGCAGAGGCACTAAATTTACCCTCCTCATATTTTATCGAAAAGACTGATGTTAAAATTTTATTCCACATTGACAAAGACCTAACTGAGGAAGACATAAGGGCAATCGAAGCCTTTATAGATTATCTAAAGAAGAGAAAAATTGGAAACAAGGAAACTAATTGA